The genome window CGCACCCAAAGTCAGAAAAAATTGTTGGCCGTGATCCTTACACCAAGACTACTGGGCTCACATATCCATTATTTCGGCCGTCTACGCATTCCCAGGAACCACGCAAGCGACGGCCCGACTATCATACCAGCGAGAAGCGCCAGGATCACGAAAACCGAGACGGGAAGCTGCGGAGCTGACCAGCCCAGAAACAGGAGTGCGACCGGCTGGTTGTTTTCAAGTACGAACAGGACAATAGCCGAGGCCACAAGTAGCGCCAGTACGACAAGGGCCAAACGCTTAAAGTTCCGCATGAAGACTCCTCTGTTTAGGTGCTGCGTCAGAGCTCATCCCCCTCCTCCTCATTGACACGATCCCTAAGCTCTTTGCCCGGCTTGAAATGAGGGACAAACTTTCCATCGAGGCTGACAGATTGACCGGTCTTTGGATTTCGACCTACACGCGGGGCGCGGTAATGCAGGGAAAAGCTGCCAAAACCACGGATTTCAATACGATCCCCCGTTGCCAGGCACTGGGACATTTGTTCAAGCATGGTCTTGATGGCCAGCTCCACATCCTTGGATGAGAGTAGCCCTTGATGGGTGACAATTCGTTCGATCAACTCCGACTTCGTCATATTTTTCCCTTCTTTTTCAAGCAGCTAGGAAAATCGCTTGAAAAGGTTTTAGCATGACCGGAGGGATTTGAACAGCCCAAGTATTGACATTCTTCACCAGTCCCTTGTTGCTTCTTTCCATGCAGACAGGAAGTTTTCCTCAAGCTATCGACAGATGACCAGCATCGTACGAGTCAAATAGCCAGCCGGATTAAAACCAAAAGGGTACTGATCGTCATCCCTCGCGTCGTCGGACCGGGTAATGACCTTGTAGCCAGCCCCCTTGCACTCCCTGGCAGCCCTCTTATGGCACTTCTCCCAGCCAGAACCCAGCCCCGAACAGTCGACCTCGATACCACTGACTCCACGCACTGCATGGGTCTTGGCGCTCGTAGAGCAACCCGCCACCACCAGGACACTCAACACCAGAAAGAGCCTATTCATTCAATTCCTTTAGACAAAGACCCAGATCGATCACTTATACAAGCCGGAGCCTTGCCCTGAATAGACGAGGATCGGCTTCATAAAAGAGACATCTTGGTCGCAGGAATGGTTTCGCAATATCCCAAATGAACACCATCATCGACAACGGCTTGCAGGAAGCAAAGGGCTATGAAATATCGCACCCACAAAAAAGGGCGACCGAAGTCGCCCTTTTTCATGGTCTGACAGAACTCAGTTCTGTTTTTCCATTTGTGCACGCAACAGGTCGCCCAGAGTGGTAGGACCAGCAGCAATGTCAGAGGTAGCTGGCTTGTCGCGCAGGCTCTGGATTGCTTCTTTCTCTTCAGCATCGTCTTTCGACTTGATGGAGAGCTGGATTACGCGGCTCTTGCGGTCAACGCTGATGATCTTGGCTTCTACTTCTTCGCCTTCTTTCAGAACGTTGCGCGCGTCTTCAACGCGGTCACGGCTGATTTCGGAGGCTTTCAGAGTCGCTTCGATATCGTCGGCCAGGGTGATGATGGCGCCTTTGGCGTCAACTTCTTTCACGATGCCCTTAACGATTGCGCCTTTGTCGTTCTCTTGAACGTACTCGGAGAACGGATCGCTTTCCAGTTGCTTGATGCCCAGGGAGATACGCTCGCGCTCTGGGTCAACCGACAGGATAACGGTGTCCAGCTCGTCGCCCTTCTTGAAACGGCGTACGGCTTCTTCGCCCACTTCGTTCCAGGAGATGTCGGACAGGTGAACCAGGCCGTCGATGCCGCCGTCCAGACCAATGAAGATACCGAAATCGGTGATCGACTTGATGGTGCCGGAGATTTTATCGCCCTTGTTGAACTGGCCAGAGAAGTCTTCCCATGGGTTGGACTTGCACTGCTTGATGCCGAGGGAGATACGACGACGCTCTTCGTCGATGTCCAGAACCATGACTTCCACTTCGTCGCCGACTTGTACGACTTTCGAAGGGTGGATGTTCTTGTTGGTCCAGTCCATTTCGGAAACGTGTACCAGGCCTTCAACGCCTTCTTCCAGCTCAGCGAAGCAGCCGTAGTCGGTGAGGTTGGTAACACGAGCGGTGACGCGGGTGCCTTCTGGGTAACGGGCTTTGATAGCAACCCATGGATCTTCACCCAGCTGCTTGAGGCCCAGGGAAACACGATTGCGCTCGCGATCGTACTTCAGAACCTTGACATCGATCTCGTCGCCAACGTTGACGATTTCCGAAGGATGCTTGATACGCTTCCAGGCCATGTCGGTGATGTGCAGCAGGCCATCGACGCCACCCAGATCGACGAATGCGCCGTAATCGGTGAGGTTCTTGACGATACCCTTGACCTGCTGGCCTTCCTGCAGCGATTCCAGCAGAGCTTCACGCTCGGCGGAGTTCTCGGCTTCCAGGACACTGCGACGGGAAACGACAACGTTGTTGCGCTTCTGGTCCAGCTTGATGACCTTGAATTCCAGCTCTTTGCCTTCCAGGTGCGTGGTGTCGCGCACTGGACGGACGTCAACCAGGGAACCTGGCAGGAACGCACGGATGCCGTTAACGTCGACAGTGAAGCCGCCTTTAACCTTACCGTTGATAACGCCCTTGACCACTTCCTCAGCTGCGAAAGCCGCTTCCAGAACGATCCAGCATTCAGCGCGCTTGGCTTTTTCACGGGACAGCTTGGTTTCACCAAAGCCATCTTCAACCGAGTCCAGCGCAACGTGAACTTCGTCACCGACGTTGATGTTCAGTTCGCCAGCGTCGTTGTAGAACTGCTCAAGCGGGATGAGTGCTTCAGACTTCAGACCAGCGTGAACGGTTACCCAGCGAGCTTGGTAATCGATATCAACGATAACACCGGTGATGATGGAGCCTGCCTGAAGGTTCAGGGTTTTCAGGCTTTCTTCAAAGAGTTCCGCAAAGCTTTCGCTCATTTTAATTCCTGTTGATTAGGGCGAAGAATACGCCCGCCTCCACACCCCAGACGGTGTGGGTTAGTTTCATATAAAAGAAGCATCGCAGGACTATGACTGGTCCCCTGCGAAGCTTCCTGGTCACCCGGCGATATCGCGAATGGCGATCTCGCTCATGATGCGTTGCAGCACCTGATCGATGGACAACTCCGTTGAATCCAGCTGTATCGCGTCGGCCGCCGGCTTGAGCGGGGCTACTGCGCGCTGGGTGTCACGCTCATCGCGTGCACGGATCTCATCTAGCAGACTCGACAGACTAACATCCTCGCCCTTGCCCTTCAACTGCAAATATCGGCGGCGCGCCCTCTCCTCGGCGCTGGCGGTGAGGAAAATCTTCAAAGGTGCGTCAGGAAAGACCACCGTGCCCATGTCGCGACCATCAGCCACTAGCCCCGGCGGCTCCTGAAAGGCGCGCTGACGTTGCAGCAACGCTTCGCGCACCGCTGGCAGCGCGGCGACCTGGGAGGCCCCGGCGCCCACGCTTTCGGTACGGATGACATCACTGACTTCGTCGCCTTCCAGGATAATGCGCTGGAGCTGGCCGTCAGTCGCCGCAATGAATTGCACGTCCAGGTGAGCCGCCAGCGCCTTGAGCAACTCCTCGTTGGTCAGGTCGACGCCATGGTTGGCGGCGGCGAATGCCAGCAGCCGGTACAAGGCACCCGAATCGAGCAGGTTCCAGCCCAACTGCCTGGCCAGGATCCCGGCGACGGTGCCCTTGCCCGAGCCGCTTGGGCCATCGATGGTGATGACCGGTGCCTTGATGTTCACGACTGCGCCTCTTGTGCTACTCGAATACCGACCTGTGCGCACAGCGCCAGGAAGTTCGGGAACGACGTGGCGACGTTGGCGCAATCATGGATGCGAATCGGTGCGCTGGCGCGCAAAGACGCAACACTGAAGGCCATGGCGATGCGGTGATCACCGTGACCATGGACTTCGCCGCCGCCGATCTGGCCGCCGTCGATGATAATGCCGTCCGGCGTCGGCTGGCACTTGACGCCCAGGGCGAGCAAGCCGTCAGCCATCACCTGGATGCGATCCGACTCCTTGACCCGCAGCTCTTCGGCACCAGTCAGCACGGTGCGCCCTTCTGCACAGGCGGCCGCCACGAACAGCACCGGGAACTCGTCGATGGCCAGCGGAACCAGCGCCTCCGGAATCTCGATACCCTTGAGCTTAGCTGCTCGTACGTGCAGGTCCGCTACGGGTTCGCCGCCGACTTCACGCTGGTTTTCCAGAGTAATGTCAGCGCCCATCAGGCGCAGGATGTCGATCACGCCGGTACGGGTCGGGTTGATGCCGACGTGTTCGAGCACCAGGTCGGAGCCTTCGGCGATCGAGGCGGCTACCAGGAAGAATGCCGAGGACGAGATATCGCCCGGCACTTCGATGTGGGTCGCGGCCAGCTTATTGCCAGATTCGACGGACGCCGTGGCGCCGTCCACCGTGACCGGGTAGCCGAAGCCGCGCAGCATGCGCTCGGTGTGGTCGCGGGTCGGGGCCGGTTCGGTGACGGTGGTCTTGCCCTCGGCGTAGAGACCGGCCAGCAGCAGGCAGGATTTCACCTGGGCGCTGGCCATCGGCATGGTGTAGGTCAGGCCCTTGAGCTTGTTGCCACCGCGGATGGTCATCGGCGGACGACCGTCGGCGGCAGTCTCGATGACCGCACCCATTTCCCGCAACGGATTGGCGACGCGGTTCATTGGGCGCTTGGACAGCGAGGCGTCGCCGGTCAGGGTGCTGTCGAAGTCCTGCGCGGCCAGCAGGCCGGACAACAGACGCATCGAAGTCCCGGAGTTACCCAGGTAGATCGGCCCTGGGGCAGGCTTGAGGCCGTGCAGGCCGACACCATGGATGGTCACGCGGCCGTGGTGCGGACCTTCGATGACCACCCCCATGTCGCGAAACGCTTGCAGCGTCGCCAGGGCGTCTTCGCCCTCGAGGAAGCCTTCCACCTCGGTCACGCCTTCGGCCAGGGAGCCGAGCATGATCGAACGGTGGGAAATCGATTTATCGCCCGGTACACGAATACGCCCACTCAGGGAGCCACCAGGTTGTGCCAGGAAAATCAGATCGTTGGAGTTCATAGCGTCCACATAGGCCCGACGGGCCAGGATTTTACTGAAATGCTCGCGGGCCACCCTGGCGCGCGTGAAAACGCCCAGCAATTGGTGCCCGTCCCCTGCATCGACCGCGTCGCGCAAGGCGTCGAGGTCGCTGCGAAATGTATCGAGTGTGCGCAAGACAGCTTCGCGGTTGGCGAGGAAGATGTCGTGCCACATGACCGGGTCGCTTCCGGCGATTCTCGTGAAATCGCGGAAACCGCCGGCAGCGTAACGGAAGATCTCAAGATTTTCATTGCGTTTGGCCAATGAATCCACCAGGCCGAACGCCAACAGGTGTGGCAAATGGCTGGTGGCCGCCAATACTTCATCGTGACGCTGGACCTGCATGTGCTCGACATCGGCGCCCAGTTCGCGCCACAAACGGTCCACCACCGCCAGCGCGGCTGGATCCGTCTGGTCCAGCGGCGTGAGGATCACTTTGTGACGACGAAACAGTTCGGCGTTGGAAGCTTCCACCCCGCTCTGCTCGGAACCGGCAATCGGATGACCGGGCACGAAGCGCGCCGGCATACCGCCGAAGGCCTCGGTGGCAGCACGCACGACGTTGCCCTTGGCGCTGCCGACATCGGTCAGGATCGCCTGCCCCAAATTCATGCTGGCCAAGCGTGCCAGCAGTTTTTCCATGGCCAGGATCGGCACGGCCAGCTGGATCACGTCCGCGCCCTGGCAAGCGATCGCCAGGTCATCCTCGCAGTGATCGACCACACCCAACTCCACGGCCAGCTTGCGCGACTGTGGATCCAGGTCGACACCGACCACCTCGCGGCACAGGCCGCTTTCACGCAAGCCCTTGGCGAACGAACCGCCGATCAACCCCAGGCCGACCACCACCAGGCGACCGATCATAGGGGCAGCAGGTTGCAGCGAAGTGACATCAACCACGAACCAGGACCTTGCTCAACGCCTCGAGGAAACGGCTGTTTTCCGTCGGCAGGCCAATGGTGATGCGCAGGTGGTTCGGCATGCCGTAATTGGCCACCGGACGCACGATCACACCTTCGCGCAACAGCCCCTGGTACACCGGGGCGGCGACACGCCCCAGGTCGACGCAGATGAAATTGCCTTTGGATGGAATCCAGCCCAGGCCCAGCTCACGCAGCCCCGCCTCCAACTGCTGCATGCCGGCCGCGTTGAGGCGACGGCTTTCAGCCAGGTAGGCTTCATCCTGCAAGGCCGCACAGGCGGCGGCCAGGGCGAAGCTGTTGACGTTGAACGGCTGACGCACGCGGTTCAGCACATCGGCCACCACGGCAGTGGACAGACCGTAGCCGACCCGCAGCGAGGCCAGGCCATAGGCTTTGGAGAAGGTGCGCGAAACCAGCAGGTTCGGGTAGGCCGCGAGGAAATCCAGGCCATCGGGCAAATCGCTGCCTTCGGCATACTCGATGTAAGCCTCGTCCAACACCACCAGCACATGCGCAGGCACATCCTGCAGGAAGTCATCCAGGGCCTGGGCATCGAACCAGGTGCCGGTCGGGTTGTTCGGGTTGGCAATGAAGACCACGCGGGTGTTGGCGTCGATGGCGGCCAGCATGGCGGGCAGGTCGTGCCCCCAGTCCTTGGCGGGAACCACATGGGCATCCGCGCCGACGGCCTGGGTCGCGATCGGGTAGACCGCAAACGCGTGCTCGCTGAACACCGCGTTGAGACCTGGCGCCAGGTACGCACGAGCCACCAGCTCAAGGATGTCGTTGGAACCATTGCCCAGCGTCACTTGGTTCAGCTCGACACCACAGCGCTCGGCCAGCAGGCTCTTGAGTGCGAAGCCATTGCCATCGGGGTAACGGGTCAGCTCGGCCAGTTCGTCGCGGATCGCCGCCAGTGCCTTGGGGCTCGCGCCCAACGGGTTTTCGTTGCTCGCCAACTTGACGATGCTGGCCGGATCCAGGTCCAGCTCACGGGCCAGTTCGTCCACGGGCTTGCCCGGAACGTAAGGCGAGAGTTGTTGCACGCCTGGCTGAGCCAGAGCGAGGAAGTTGCCACTCATTTGCTATCCGCCCTTAAAGAACTGCCTTGGGGTAGGAACCCAGCACCTTGAGTGCCACTGCTTCCTGACTGATTTTCTCCAGCACACCTTTTACCAGCGGATCGCGGTGGTGGCCGACGAAATCGATGAAGAACACGTAGGTCCATTTACCGCTGCGAGACGGACGGGTCTCGATCCGCGTCAGGTCGATACCGTTGTCATGGAACGGCACCAGCAGTTCATGGAGCGCGCCGGGCTTGTTGCTCATGGAAACGATGATCGAGGTCTTGTCGTCGCCGGTCGGCGGGACTTCCTGGCTGCCGATCATCAGGAATCGCGTGGAGTTGTCCGGGCGATCCTCGATTTTTTCCGCCAGGCGCGTCAGCCCATAGAGACCCGCCGCCATATCGCCAGCAATCGCCGCCGAGTTCCACTCGCCCTTGACCCGCTTGGCCGCCTCGGCGTTGCTCGATACCGCCACGCGCTCGACGTTCGGGTAATGGGCGTCCAGCCACTTGCGGCACTGGGCCAACGACTGGGCGTGGGAATAGATCCGGCTGATGCTGTCGGTCTTGGTGTTCTCGCCCACCAGCAGGTGGTGGTGGATGCGCAACTCGACTTCGCCGCAGATCACCATGTCGTGCTCGAGGAAGCTGTCCAGCGTGTGATTGACTGCGCCTTCGGTGGAGTTCTCCACCGGCACCACGCCAAAATTCACCGCGCCGGCGGCCACTTCACGGAACACTTCGTCAATGGCCGCCATCGGCTTGCTGATCACGGCGTGACCGAAGTGCTTCATGGCCGCCGCCTGGGTGAAGGTGCCTTCCGGCCCCAGGTAGGCGACTTTCAGCGGCTGCTCGAGGGCCAGGCACGAAGACATGATTTCGCGGAACAGACGCGCCATTTCTTCGTTGCCCAGCGGCCCCTTGTTGCGCTCCATGACACGCTTGAGCACCTGCGCTTCACGCTCGGGGCGATAGAACACCGGCACTTCGCCTTCGGCCAGGGAGGCCATCTTCACCCGGGCGACTTCCTGGGCGCAGCGCGCGCGCTCGCTGATCAGCTCCAGGACCTTTTCGTCCAGGGCATCGATACGCAGGCGCAGCGCCTTGAGTTCTTGCTCAGACATCAGCCATGTTCCTTCTCGAACTCTGCCATGTAGGCGATCAACGCATTGACGGCGTTGATGTCGACGGCGTTGTAGATGGAGGCGCGCATGCCACCGACCGAACGGTGGCCCTTGAGGTTCAGCAAACCACGCTCGTCGGCACCGGCCAGGAACGGTTTGTCGAGACGGTCGTCGGCCAGGCGGAACGGCACGTTCATCCAGGAACGATCGGTCTTGTTGATCGGGTTGCTGTAGAGGCCGCTGGCGTCGATGAAGTCATACAGCGTGCGCTGCTTCACTTCGTTGAGCTTGCCGATGGCTTCGACACCGCCCTGCTCCTTCAGCCATTCGAACACCAGGCCCGACAGGTACCAGGCCAGGGTCGGCGGGGTGTTGTACATCGAGCCGTTGTCGGCCGCGACCTTGTAGTTGAGCATGGTCGGGCACAGGGAGCGGGCACGCCCCAGCAGGTCTTCACGAATGATGCTGACCAGGATGCCGCTTGGACCGATGTTCTTCTGGGCACCCGCGTAGATCATGCCGAAACGGGAGATATCCACAGGGCGCGAGAGAATGTCCGAGGACATGTCGGCCACCAATGGCACGTCGCCCGTTTCCGGGATCCAGTTGAATTCCAGGCCACCGATGGTTTCGTTCGGTGCGTAATGAACGTAGGCCGCGTCCTTGGACAGGTTCCACTCGTTCTGGCCGGGAATCGCGAAATAGTCGTAGGGCTTGGCGGTGGCAGCCACGTTGACGTGACCGTAGCGCGAAGCTTCTTCGATGGCTTTCTGCGACCAGATGCCGGTGTCGATGTAGTCGGCCTTGCCGTTTTCCGGCAGCAGGTTCAACGGAATCTGGGCGAACTGCTGGCTCGCGCCGCCTTGCAGGAACAGCACCTTGTAGTTGGACGGGATGTTCAGCAGATCACGCAGATCCTGCTCGGCCTTGGTGGCAATGGACACGAACTCATCGCTGCGATGGCTCATTTCCATGACCGACAGGCCCTTGCCGTGCCAGTCGAGAAGTTCACCCTGGGCACGCTTCAGGACCGCTTCAGGAAGCGCCGCAGGGCCGGCACAGAAGTTATAGGCTCTCTTGCTCACATCCAATCTCGCTCTGATCTGGTGGTCACATAAATCTTGAGTCTGCACTGTGGGAGCGAGCTCGCTCGCGATAGCGATGTAACAGTCAACAGTGATGCTGAACGTCAGGCCGTCATCGCGAGCAAGCTCGCTCCCACAGAGGGTATCGTTCACTTCAGGTATGGATGAATCCGTGGCGAGGGAGCGTGCTCCCTCGCCACAGTGAATCAAACGAACCTTAAGTGAGCAGCATTACCCCCACAGGGGGGATGCGCAGTGTCGCAAATTTTCAAACGAAACAAACAACAAGGGGGCGAATCTTCATCCGCCCCCCTTGCGTGTCCGCTTAGTCCTGCGGTTCTTCTTCGTCTGCGGCAGCGTCGAGCGGTTGGTCGCCGACAGCGTCGTCGACATCGGCACCGAGAGTGCCGTCGAACGCCACGCCGTCCTCGCCGTCCAACTCCTCGCCTTCAACCTCCGACGGTTCCTGGACCCGCTCAAGCCCGACCAGCGTTTCGTCGCTGGCCAGCTTGATCAGCGTCACACCCTGGGTGTTACGGCCCAGGCTCGACACTTCAGCGACCCGCGTGCGCACCAGGGTGCCCTGGTCGGAGATCAACATGATCTCCTCGCCATCGAGCACCTGGACAGCACCCACCAGACGACCGTTACGGTCGTTGCTGACCATGGCGATCACGCCCTGGCCACCACGCTTGTACTCAGGGAACTCGCTGATGGCCGTGCGCTTGCCATAACCACGGGCCGAAGCGGTGAGGATCTGGCTGCCTTCTTCGGGGATCAGCATGGAAATCAGCTTCTGGCCTTCCGGCAGGCGCATGCCGCGCACACCGCGAGCGGTACGGCCCATGGCGCGAACGTCGGACTCCTTGAAGCGAGTGACCTTGCCGCCGTCGGAGAACAGCATGACCTCACGCTCGCCGTCGGTGATGGCAGCGGAGATCAGCACGTCACCTTCGTCCAGCTCCAGGGCGATCAGACCGACGCTGCGCTGACGGCTGAAGGATTCCAGCGGGGTCTTCTTCACGGTTCCGTTGGCGGTGGCCATGAAGATGTAGTGACCCTCGGTGTACTCTTCCACCGGCAACATGGTGGTGATGTATTCACCATCGTCCAGCGGCAACAGGTTGACCAGCGGACGGCCACGAGCGGCACGGGACGCTTCCGGGATTTCGTAGGTCTTGAGCCAGTACACCTTGCCCTTGCTGGAGAACAGCAGCAGCGTTGTGTGGCTGTTGGCGACCAGCAGGTGAGCGATGTAGTCCTCGTCCTTGACGCCCGTCGCGGACTTGCCTTTGCCGCCGCGACGCTGGGCCTGGTAGGCGGCCAGCGGCTGGGTCTTGGCGTAGCCGCCGTGGGAAATGGTCACCACGCGCTCTTCTTCCGGGATCATGTCACCCAGGGTCAGGTCCAGGCGCGCATCGAGGATCTCGGTGCGGCGCACGTCGCCGTATTCGGCGCGGATCACTTCCAGTTCTTCGCGGATCACTTCCATCAGGCGCGTAGCGCTGTTGAGGATGCGGATCAGCTCGCCGATCTGGTTGAGGATTTCCTGGTACTCGGCCAGCAGCTTCTCGTGCTCGAGGCCGGTCAGGCGGTGCAGGCGCAGTTCCAGGATGGCTTGCGCCTGCTCCGGGGACAGGAAGTACTTGCCTTCGCGCAGGCCGTATTGCGGGTCGAGGTTCTCGGGGCGGCACGAATCGGCGCCAGCGCGCTCGACCATCGCCACCACCGCGGTGGACTCCCAAGGGGTGCTGATCAGCGCTTCCTTGGCTTCCGACGGGGTTGGCGAGGCCTTGATCAGAGCGATCACCGGGTCGATGTTCGACAGGGCAACGGCCTGGCCTTCGAGAATGTGACCACGCTCGCGAGCCTTGCGCAGCTCGAACACCGTGCGGCGGGTGACCACTTCGCGACGGTGGCGCACGAAGGCTTCCAGCAGGTCCTTGAGGTTCAGGATCCGCGGACGGCCGTCGATCAGCGCAACGATGTTGATGCCGAACACGCTTTGCAGCTGGGTCTGGGCGTAGAGGTTGTTGAGGATCACCTCAGGCACTTCGCCACGGCGCAGCTCGATCACGACACGCATGCCGTCCTTGTCGGACTCGTCACGCAGCTCGGTGATGCCTTCGAGCTTCTTCTCTTTCACCAGCTCGGCGATCTTCTCGATCAGGCGAGCCTTGTTCAGTTGGTACGGCAGTTCGGTGATGACGATCTGCTGGCGGCCGCCGACCTTGTCGATGTCTTCGACCGTCGAGCGGGCGCGCATGTAAATGCGGCCACGGCCGGTACGGTAGGCTTCGATGATGCCGGCGCGACCGTTGATGATCGCAGCGGTCGGGAAGTCCGGACCGGGGATGTATTGCATCAGCTCATCGACGGTCAACTCGGGATTGTCGATGAGCGCCAGGCAACCGTCGATGACTTCACCGAGGTTGTGCGGCGGGATGTTGGTCGCCATGCCCACGGCGATACCGCTGGAGCCGTTGACGAGCAGGTTCGGGATACGGGTCGGCATGACCGCCGGGATCATTTCGGTGCCGTCGTAGTTCGGCACCCAGTCCACGGTTTCCTTGTGCAGGTCGGCCAGCAGCTCGTGGGCCAGCTTGGTCATGCGCACTTCGGTGTATCGCATGGCCGCGGCGTTGTCGCCGTCCACCGAACCGAAGTTGCCCTGGCCGTCTACCAGCAGGTAGCGCAAGGAGAAGGGTTGCGCCATACGAACGATGGTGTCGTACACGGCAGTGTCGCCGTGGGGGTGATACTTACCGATCACATCGCCGACGACACGGGCGGATTTCTTGTACGGCTTGTTGAAGTCGTTGCCCAGCTCGCTCATCGCGAACAGCACGCGCCGGTGCACGGGCTTCAAGCCATCGCGCGCATCCGGCAGCGCCCGCCCGACGATTACGCTCATTGCGTAGTCGAGGTAGGACTGTTTCAGCTCGTCTTCGATATTGACCGGGAGGATTTCTTTGGCCAGTTCGCCCATGAGAAGCCTGATTCCTTTTTCTGGTGAAACCTCGTCACATCCAGATGGGACGAACGAAGCTCGCCGCTGCAGAACAAATGCCGTGCAGCGACTTACGACAAATCAACGAGTTATGCCATGGATCTGCGCAGTAAAGGCCACCTCGCGAGGCAGCCCTGGAAACCGCCGGATGTTATCACAAGAGCCGCCACGCACCTATCCCCCAGATGCGCATGGTGCGTAGTTAGTTGACCGGTGACAGGCTGATATGGGACCAGAGGGGCTTAGAAGCACTGCCGATAGAGATTCAGGGGCCAAATGCAAGGGATTTGTTGCCTTTAAGGGCCTCATCGCGAGCAAGCTCGCCCCCCACAGGGATCTGTGCACGCTCGAGATTTCCGCCACGACCCGATCCAATGTGGGAGCGAGTTTGCTCGCGATGGCGACAGGTCAGACAGCACAAACCATCAGTGCAACCGCTTGCGGCACATCAACTGCGCCAGCTTCGCGGTGTCC of Pseudomonas fluorescens contains these proteins:
- the serC gene encoding 3-phosphoserine/phosphohydroxythreonine transaminase gives rise to the protein MSKRAYNFCAGPAALPEAVLKRAQGELLDWHGKGLSVMEMSHRSDEFVSIATKAEQDLRDLLNIPSNYKVLFLQGGASQQFAQIPLNLLPENGKADYIDTGIWSQKAIEEASRYGHVNVAATAKPYDYFAIPGQNEWNLSKDAAYVHYAPNETIGGLEFNWIPETGDVPLVADMSSDILSRPVDISRFGMIYAGAQKNIGPSGILVSIIREDLLGRARSLCPTMLNYKVAADNGSMYNTPPTLAWYLSGLVFEWLKEQGGVEAIGKLNEVKQRTLYDFIDASGLYSNPINKTDRSWMNVPFRLADDRLDKPFLAGADERGLLNLKGHRSVGGMRASIYNAVDINAVNALIAYMAEFEKEHG
- the gyrA gene encoding DNA gyrase subunit A; amino-acid sequence: MGELAKEILPVNIEDELKQSYLDYAMSVIVGRALPDARDGLKPVHRRVLFAMSELGNDFNKPYKKSARVVGDVIGKYHPHGDTAVYDTIVRMAQPFSLRYLLVDGQGNFGSVDGDNAAAMRYTEVRMTKLAHELLADLHKETVDWVPNYDGTEMIPAVMPTRIPNLLVNGSSGIAVGMATNIPPHNLGEVIDGCLALIDNPELTVDELMQYIPGPDFPTAAIINGRAGIIEAYRTGRGRIYMRARSTVEDIDKVGGRQQIVITELPYQLNKARLIEKIAELVKEKKLEGITELRDESDKDGMRVVIELRRGEVPEVILNNLYAQTQLQSVFGINIVALIDGRPRILNLKDLLEAFVRHRREVVTRRTVFELRKARERGHILEGQAVALSNIDPVIALIKASPTPSEAKEALISTPWESTAVVAMVERAGADSCRPENLDPQYGLREGKYFLSPEQAQAILELRLHRLTGLEHEKLLAEYQEILNQIGELIRILNSATRLMEVIREELEVIRAEYGDVRRTEILDARLDLTLGDMIPEEERVVTISHGGYAKTQPLAAYQAQRRGGKGKSATGVKDEDYIAHLLVANSHTTLLLFSSKGKVYWLKTYEIPEASRAARGRPLVNLLPLDDGEYITTMLPVEEYTEGHYIFMATANGTVKKTPLESFSRQRSVGLIALELDEGDVLISAAITDGEREVMLFSDGGKVTRFKESDVRAMGRTARGVRGMRLPEGQKLISMLIPEEGSQILTASARGYGKRTAISEFPEYKRGGQGVIAMVSNDRNGRLVGAVQVLDGEEIMLISDQGTLVRTRVAEVSSLGRNTQGVTLIKLASDETLVGLERVQEPSEVEGEELDGEDGVAFDGTLGADVDDAVGDQPLDAAADEEEPQD